In one window of Brassica rapa cultivar Chiifu-401-42 chromosome A07, CAAS_Brap_v3.01, whole genome shotgun sequence DNA:
- the LOC103832186 gene encoding DNA topoisomerase 2-binding protein 1-A isoform X2: MKTATQLFKGANVFMSRNLVPPEVFDTLLDTFKLNGAEIFLCCDPSRNGPSDFHVIASPQHEKFEDLKAKGCNLIGPQCALSCAKEGRPLPQGGFTCCLAMDGLKVLASGFLIDEKVKIEKLVTSMGGVLVSRTSSDVNFVIVKNVLAAKYKWALYVQKKPVVALSWLHQCWNEHRVVPQEPYKIPPFSGLRICVTKIPADQRKGMEKLISENGGRYSGELTKACTHLIADAAEGDKYKVARKWGHIQIVTRKWFEQSIARKVCLNEELYPVLGSISSSRGVRGLGNHDNQEKFPEYPVSLSHSTAVAEDSCASYAQSRESDIEPCASQNRLSTSMNPSSHVKEPSKDPTTEPQEQNIDGCTAKDSVTEDNDLYLSDCKIFLLGFEASEMRRLVKLVRRGGGSRYMMLSERMTHIVVGTPSESEKKEARSVAASGVVHVVTPNWLEDCDREKKEIPIHKVYTAHNLILPRDSECLTKGSRAGMPGMEKGKTFPQTMAYDSPSRSISISDEAATLRGKNKEAVLDVGRKDEIHVERKIVSPKKKETLSSVTTIKSKEQKIQFESSGQSKQERKSSVFKGKIFCFSDSFPQNTRPEIVEWVNQGGGEVVNDSFMKNTDFTIECHGLFRSAAGTTQTTYVSSHWVRSCLEDGCLFDISSHILYSPLPCQTPLPGFESLRFCVSHYEEKDRLLLKNLCFVLGAKFVIRQTKKVTHLLCKFAHGPKYDAASKWGIVPVTSDWVYECVKQNQVVCPDNYHPKEMSTQDREAGIGLASQFHTQSVPVASRETESLLGSHSEDRVKSQSFTGKNGCGKSEVNNRLGETGSEQSFPSKKAKLLRDGQENDAFPMDESSSNFARPLKCGDGIGFGNNVASGRVVPDVADTIEDLLEQTSKIQDQNSPGSGRISEKNLFSASEQYSSGNHSVTGLSRHWINRVQENDDAGNPRGDVTPGTYGNFSETQTESQVVGYEEDLSGRQMLIDRVRTRSSLT, from the exons ATGAAGACGGCGACGCAACTGTTCAAAGGGGCAAACGTGTTCATGTCGCGGAACCTGGTGCCACCTGAAGTCTTCGACACACTTCTCGACACCTTCAAGCTTAACGGCGCCGAAATCTTCCTCTGCTGCGATCCCTCCCGCAACGGCCCCTCCGACTTCCACGTCATCGCTTCTCCCCAGCAC GAGAAGTTCGAGGATCTTAAAGCTAAGGGTTGTAACTTGATAG GTCCGCAATGTGCTCTCTCCTGCGCGAAAGAGGGTAGACCCCTGCCACAAGGGGGATTCACTTGTTGTTTAGCCATGGATGGTCTTAAGGTTCTTGCTTCTGGTTTTCTGATAGATGAAaag GTCAAGATCGAGAAGCTAGTTACTTCCATGGGGGGAGTTTTGGTTTCCAGAACTTCTTCAGATGTCAACTTCGTCATTGTGAAGAATGTCTTGGCTGCTAAGTACAAG TGGGCCCTGTATGTTCAGAAGAAGCCAGTTGTTGCACTGAGTTGGTTACATCAGTGTTGGAATGAGCACCGTGTGGTTCCGCAGGAACCATATAAGATTCCTCCTTTTTCTGGATTGAGGATCTGTGTCACAAAAATTCCAGCAG ACCAGCGTAAGGGAATGGAGAAGCTTATTTCAGAAAATGGAGGGAGGTACTCTGGGGAGCTAACAAAGGCGTGTACACATCTGATCGCTGAT GCTGCTGAAGGTGACAAATACAAAGTTGCTCGGAAATGGGGTCACATTCAAATTGTTACGCGGAAATGGTTTGAGCAGTCCATTGCTAGAAAAG TTTGTCTCAATGAAGAGCTGTATCCTGTTCTGGGTTCCATATCCTCGAGTAGAGGGGTGAGAGGCTTAGGAAACCATGATAATCAAGAAAAATTTCCTGAATATCCAGTGTCACTGTCGCATTCGACTGCGGTCGCGGAAGACTCATGTGCTTCTTATGCTCAGTCTAGAGAGTCAGATATAGAACCATGTGCCTCACAAAATCGTCTTTCCACATCTATGAATCCCAGTAGCCATGTTAAAGAACCAAGTAAAGACCCAACTACAGAGCCGCAAGAGCAAAATATTGATGGTTGTACCGCCAAGGATTCAGTAACTGAAGACAATGACCTGTACTTATCAGATTGTAAAATTTTCTTGCTTGGTTTTGAAGCTTCTGAAATGCGTAGGCTTGTTAAGTTGGTCCGAAGAGGTGGTGGATCACGGTATATGATGCTTAGCGAAAGAATGACGCATATTGTTGTTGGAACTCCTTCTGAGAG TGAGAAAAAGGAGGCTAGAAGTGTTGCAGCTTCTGGTGTCGTTCATGTAGTTACACCCAATTGGCTTGAAGATTGTGATCGTGAGAAAAAAGAAATTCCCATTCATAAAGTATATACTGCTCACAACCTTATTCTTCCAAGAG ATTCTGAATGCTTGACGAAAGGATCTCGTGCAGGAATGCCGGGTATGGAAAAGGGTAAAACTTTTCCTCAGACCATGGCATATGATTCCCCTTCAAGGAGTATCAGTATCTCAGATGAAGCAGCAACTTTGCGGGGAAAGAATAAAGAAGCAGTGCTGGACGTTGGCAGGAAAGATGAGATTCACGTGGAAAGAAAAATAGTATCAcccaagaaaaaagaaacacttAGTTCCGTTACAACTATTAAAAGCAAAGAACAGAAAATTCAATTTGAATCCAGTGGTCAGAGCAAGCAAGAAAGAAAGTCATCAGTATTTAAGGGGAAGATATTTTGTTTCTCAGATTCGTTTCCTCAAAATACG CGACCCGAAATCGTGGAATGGGTGAATCAAGGAGGGGGAGAGGTGGTAAATGATTCTTTTATGAAGAACACAGATTTTACTATTGAATGCCATGGTCTGTTCAGGAGTGCTGCTGGGACTACCCAAACTACTTATGTCTCGAGTCACTGGGTTCGATCTTGTTTAGAG GATGGTTGTTTATTTGATATTAGTAGCCATATCCTCTATTCGCCTCTTCCCTGCCAGACTCCTTTGCCTGGATTTGAAAGCCTTCGCTTTTGTGTATCCCATTATGAAGAGAAGGACAGATTACTCCTTAAGAATTTATGTTTTGTTCTTGGAGCAAAATTTGTGATAAGACAAACCAAGAAAGTGACTCACTTACTATGCAAATTTGCTCACGGACCTAAGTATGACGCAGCTTCCAAGTGGGGAATAGTTCCCGTGACATCTGACTGGGTGTATGAATGTGTTAAACAG AATCAAGTTGTTTGTCCAGATAACTATCATCCAAAGGAAATGAGCACTCAAGACCGGGAAGCAGGGATCGGCTTGGCAAGTCAATTTCATACACAGTCTGTGCCAGTGGCGTCAAGGGAGACTGAGTCTCTGCTTGGAAGCCACTCTGAAGATAGGGTAAAATCTCAAAGTTTTACTGGGAAAAATGGCTGCGGTAAAAGTGAGGTAAACAACAGACTTGGAGAAACTGGAAGCGAACAAAGTTTTCCGTCTAAGAAGGCAAAACTTTTGCGAGATGGTCAAGAAAATGATGCGTTTCCTATGGATGAAAGTTCAAGTAACTTTGCTCGCCCTTTAAAATGTGGAGATGGCATTGGTTTTGGAAATAACGTAGCAAGTGGTCGTGTAGTTCCAGATGTGGCTGATACTATTGAGGATCTGTTGGAGCAGACAAGTAAA ATTCAAGATCAGAACTCTCCTGGGAGTGGAAGGATTTCAGAGAAAAAT CTTTTTTCAGCTAGTGAACAATACAGCAGCGGGAATCATTCTGTGACTGGCCTGTCTAGACACTGGATAAACAG GGTCCAGGAGAATGACGATGCAGGCAATCCTCGAGGAGATGTAACTCCAGGCACTTACGGAAACTTTAGTGAGACGCAGACAGAATCGCAG GTTGTTGGTTACGAGGAGGATCTTTCAGGAAGGCAGATGCTTATCGATAGAGTTAGAACACGAAGCAGCTTAACATAA
- the LOC103832186 gene encoding DNA topoisomerase 2-binding protein 1-A isoform X1 — protein sequence MKTATQLFKGANVFMSRNLVPPEVFDTLLDTFKLNGAEIFLCCDPSRNGPSDFHVIASPQHEKFEDLKAKGCNLIGPQCALSCAKEGRPLPQGGFTCCLAMDGLKVLASGFLIDEKVKIEKLVTSMGGVLVSRTSSDVNFVIVKNVLAAKYKWALYVQKKPVVALSWLHQCWNEHRVVPQEPYKIPPFSGLRICVTKIPADQRKGMEKLISENGGRYSGELTKACTHLIADAAEGDKYKVARKWGHIQIVTRKWFEQSIARKVCLNEELYPVLGSISSSRGVRGLGNHDNQEKFPEYPVSLSHSTAVAEDSCASYAQSRESDIEPCASQNRLSTSMNPSSHVKEPSKDPTTEPQEQNIDGCTAKDSVTEDNDLYLSDCKIFLLGFEASEMRRLVKLVRRGGGSRYMMLSERMTHIVVGTPSESEKKEARSVAASGVVHVVTPNWLEDCDREKKEIPIHKVYTAHNLILPRDSECLTKGSRAGMPGMEKGKTFPQTMAYDSPSRSISISDEAATLRGKNKEAVLDVGRKDEIHVERKIVSPKKKETLSSVTTIKSKEQKIQFESSGQSKQERKSSVFKGKIFCFSDSFPQNTRPEIVEWVNQGGGEVVNDSFMKNTDFTIECHGLFRSAAGTTQTTYVSSHWVRSCLEDGCLFDISSHILYSPLPCQTPLPGFESLRFCVSHYEEKDRLLLKNLCFVLGAKFVIRQTKKVTHLLCKFAHGPKYDAASKWGIVPVTSDWVYECVKQNQVVCPDNYHPKEMSTQDREAGIGLASQFHTQSVPVASRETESLLGSHSEDRVKSQSFTGKNGCGKSEVNNRLGETGSEQSFPSKKAKLLRDGQENDAFPMDESSSNFARPLKCGDGIGFGNNVASGRVVPDVADTIEDLLEQTSKIQDQNSPGSGRISEKNVSLFVCSLNLLIFGIVRLLNDMIQQLFSASEQYSSGNHSVTGLSRHWINRVQENDDAGNPRGDVTPGTYGNFSETQTESQVVGYEEDLSGRQMLIDRVRTRSSLT from the exons ATGAAGACGGCGACGCAACTGTTCAAAGGGGCAAACGTGTTCATGTCGCGGAACCTGGTGCCACCTGAAGTCTTCGACACACTTCTCGACACCTTCAAGCTTAACGGCGCCGAAATCTTCCTCTGCTGCGATCCCTCCCGCAACGGCCCCTCCGACTTCCACGTCATCGCTTCTCCCCAGCAC GAGAAGTTCGAGGATCTTAAAGCTAAGGGTTGTAACTTGATAG GTCCGCAATGTGCTCTCTCCTGCGCGAAAGAGGGTAGACCCCTGCCACAAGGGGGATTCACTTGTTGTTTAGCCATGGATGGTCTTAAGGTTCTTGCTTCTGGTTTTCTGATAGATGAAaag GTCAAGATCGAGAAGCTAGTTACTTCCATGGGGGGAGTTTTGGTTTCCAGAACTTCTTCAGATGTCAACTTCGTCATTGTGAAGAATGTCTTGGCTGCTAAGTACAAG TGGGCCCTGTATGTTCAGAAGAAGCCAGTTGTTGCACTGAGTTGGTTACATCAGTGTTGGAATGAGCACCGTGTGGTTCCGCAGGAACCATATAAGATTCCTCCTTTTTCTGGATTGAGGATCTGTGTCACAAAAATTCCAGCAG ACCAGCGTAAGGGAATGGAGAAGCTTATTTCAGAAAATGGAGGGAGGTACTCTGGGGAGCTAACAAAGGCGTGTACACATCTGATCGCTGAT GCTGCTGAAGGTGACAAATACAAAGTTGCTCGGAAATGGGGTCACATTCAAATTGTTACGCGGAAATGGTTTGAGCAGTCCATTGCTAGAAAAG TTTGTCTCAATGAAGAGCTGTATCCTGTTCTGGGTTCCATATCCTCGAGTAGAGGGGTGAGAGGCTTAGGAAACCATGATAATCAAGAAAAATTTCCTGAATATCCAGTGTCACTGTCGCATTCGACTGCGGTCGCGGAAGACTCATGTGCTTCTTATGCTCAGTCTAGAGAGTCAGATATAGAACCATGTGCCTCACAAAATCGTCTTTCCACATCTATGAATCCCAGTAGCCATGTTAAAGAACCAAGTAAAGACCCAACTACAGAGCCGCAAGAGCAAAATATTGATGGTTGTACCGCCAAGGATTCAGTAACTGAAGACAATGACCTGTACTTATCAGATTGTAAAATTTTCTTGCTTGGTTTTGAAGCTTCTGAAATGCGTAGGCTTGTTAAGTTGGTCCGAAGAGGTGGTGGATCACGGTATATGATGCTTAGCGAAAGAATGACGCATATTGTTGTTGGAACTCCTTCTGAGAG TGAGAAAAAGGAGGCTAGAAGTGTTGCAGCTTCTGGTGTCGTTCATGTAGTTACACCCAATTGGCTTGAAGATTGTGATCGTGAGAAAAAAGAAATTCCCATTCATAAAGTATATACTGCTCACAACCTTATTCTTCCAAGAG ATTCTGAATGCTTGACGAAAGGATCTCGTGCAGGAATGCCGGGTATGGAAAAGGGTAAAACTTTTCCTCAGACCATGGCATATGATTCCCCTTCAAGGAGTATCAGTATCTCAGATGAAGCAGCAACTTTGCGGGGAAAGAATAAAGAAGCAGTGCTGGACGTTGGCAGGAAAGATGAGATTCACGTGGAAAGAAAAATAGTATCAcccaagaaaaaagaaacacttAGTTCCGTTACAACTATTAAAAGCAAAGAACAGAAAATTCAATTTGAATCCAGTGGTCAGAGCAAGCAAGAAAGAAAGTCATCAGTATTTAAGGGGAAGATATTTTGTTTCTCAGATTCGTTTCCTCAAAATACG CGACCCGAAATCGTGGAATGGGTGAATCAAGGAGGGGGAGAGGTGGTAAATGATTCTTTTATGAAGAACACAGATTTTACTATTGAATGCCATGGTCTGTTCAGGAGTGCTGCTGGGACTACCCAAACTACTTATGTCTCGAGTCACTGGGTTCGATCTTGTTTAGAG GATGGTTGTTTATTTGATATTAGTAGCCATATCCTCTATTCGCCTCTTCCCTGCCAGACTCCTTTGCCTGGATTTGAAAGCCTTCGCTTTTGTGTATCCCATTATGAAGAGAAGGACAGATTACTCCTTAAGAATTTATGTTTTGTTCTTGGAGCAAAATTTGTGATAAGACAAACCAAGAAAGTGACTCACTTACTATGCAAATTTGCTCACGGACCTAAGTATGACGCAGCTTCCAAGTGGGGAATAGTTCCCGTGACATCTGACTGGGTGTATGAATGTGTTAAACAG AATCAAGTTGTTTGTCCAGATAACTATCATCCAAAGGAAATGAGCACTCAAGACCGGGAAGCAGGGATCGGCTTGGCAAGTCAATTTCATACACAGTCTGTGCCAGTGGCGTCAAGGGAGACTGAGTCTCTGCTTGGAAGCCACTCTGAAGATAGGGTAAAATCTCAAAGTTTTACTGGGAAAAATGGCTGCGGTAAAAGTGAGGTAAACAACAGACTTGGAGAAACTGGAAGCGAACAAAGTTTTCCGTCTAAGAAGGCAAAACTTTTGCGAGATGGTCAAGAAAATGATGCGTTTCCTATGGATGAAAGTTCAAGTAACTTTGCTCGCCCTTTAAAATGTGGAGATGGCATTGGTTTTGGAAATAACGTAGCAAGTGGTCGTGTAGTTCCAGATGTGGCTGATACTATTGAGGATCTGTTGGAGCAGACAAGTAAA ATTCAAGATCAGAACTCTCCTGGGAGTGGAAGGATTTCAGAGAAAAATGTATCCTTATTTGTGTGCTCAttgaatttattaatatttggaATAGTTCGACTCCTTAATGATATGATACAACAGCTTTTTTCAGCTAGTGAACAATACAGCAGCGGGAATCATTCTGTGACTGGCCTGTCTAGACACTGGATAAACAG GGTCCAGGAGAATGACGATGCAGGCAATCCTCGAGGAGATGTAACTCCAGGCACTTACGGAAACTTTAGTGAGACGCAGACAGAATCGCAG GTTGTTGGTTACGAGGAGGATCTTTCAGGAAGGCAGATGCTTATCGATAGAGTTAGAACACGAAGCAGCTTAACATAA